A window of Syntrophaceae bacterium genomic DNA:
GAAGGAAAAGAGCGACATCGACTGGGCGGCGCTCGCCGGCATCGGCACCCTCGTCTTCCTCATGGGGGTCAAGAACCTCGCGAACATCGCGCGGAACCTCGTCGAGGGCGGCAAGGCACCCGAAACGCCCGCGGCCCTGATCCGCTGGGGGACGACCCCCGGGCAGCAGACGCTCACCGGGACGCTGGCCGACATCGCGGCAAAGGCGAAAAAGGAGGGATTCACGCCGCCGTCGATCCTCGTGGTGGGCGAGGTGGTCGCGCTGCGGCCGAAGCTCGACTGGTTCGAGGCGAGGCCCCTCTTCGGCAAGGGCATCGTCGTCACGAGGCCCGAGGAGCAGGCGGGGGAGTTCGCCCGGCTGCTCGCCGCCGAGGGCGCGCAGGCGATCCTCTTCCCCACGATCCGCATCGCCCCTCCCGAGAGGTGGGACGATGTCGACCGGGCCCTTGCGGGTCTGGGCGGGTACGACTGGGTCGTCTTCACGAGCGCAAACGGCGTGAAGCATTTCTTCGCGAGGCTCCGCGCGATGGGCGGGGACATCCGGGATCTGAAAGGGGTCCGCGTCTGCACGATCGGGCCGGCCACGGCGGCGGCCGTCGAGGGCCTGGGCATCCGCGTGGACCTCGTGCCCGGCGAGTACATCTCCGAGGGCGTCGTCCGGGCCTTCGCAAGCGTGGACCTCCAGGGCAGGCGGGTTCTGCTGCCCCGCGCAGCCGAGGCGAGGGACGTCATCCCCGAGGGGCTCGCGAAAATGGGGGCCGCGGTGGACGTGGTGACCGTTTACCGGACGGTTCGCTCCGAGAGCCGCAGGGAGGAGCTGCAGGCGCTGCTCGACGCGGGCCGGGTGGACGTCGTGACCTTTACAAGCCCATCGACGGTGGCTAATTTCAAGCTTATCATGGGTGATGAGGCCCTGCCCGAAAAGGTCCGCATCGCCTGCATCGGCCCCGTCACGGCCGCCGCGGCGACAAGGCACGGCTTCACGGTGGATATCTACCAGGAGACGTTCACCATCCCCGGGATGGTGAAGGCGCTGGTCGAGTATTTTTCAAGGAAGTGATGAATGATCGGGATATCGAAACTGTACTGCGGGGCCGTGGAGGCCGCCGACGTCCTGCGCTACGGGCGCCACTCGGCGAGGCTCCCCTCGCACCTGCTGCAGTTCTCCAGCGACAAGCGGCCCGTCGTCGTCTGGAACGCCACCCGGCGCTGCAACCTCAAGTGCGTCCACTGCTACTCGAACTCGCAGAACATCCTCTACAGCGACGAGCTGACGACCGGGGAGGGCAAGCGGCTCATCGACGACCTGGCCGCCTTCGGCTCGCCCGTGCTCCTGCTCTCGGGCGGTGAGCCCCTCATGCGTCCCGACCTGCCCGAGCTGGCGCAGTACGCCGTGGACAGGGGGATGCGCGTCGTCATCTCCACGAACGGCACCCTCATCACGAAAAAGCTGGCCCGGGTCTTCAGCGACATCGGCCTGTCGTACATCGGCGTGAGCCTCGACGGCCTGCGGGAGGTGCACGACCGCTTCCGGGGCGTCAAGGGGGCCTTCGACAGGACGCTGCGCGGCATCCGCAACGCCCGCGACGCGGGCATCAAGGTGGGCATCCGCTTCACCGTGAGCCGCAAGAACTGGAAGGAGATCCCCGGCATCTTCGACCTGATCGAGAAGGAGAACATCCCGCGCGTCTGCTTCTATCACCTCGTGTACTCGGGCCGCGGCTCGGCCCTCATCGAGGAGGACCTCACCCACGGGGAAACACGGCAGGTGGTCGACCTGATCATGGACCGCACGAAGGACCTCTTCGACCGGGGCATCGAGAAGGAGGTGCTCACCGTGGACAACCACGCCGACGGCCCCTACGTGTACCTGAGGCTCCTCCGCGAGGACCCCCGGCGGGCCGCCGAGGTCCTGGAGCTGCTCCGGATGAACGAGGGCAACAGCTCGGGGCACGGGATCGGCTGCGTGAGCTGGGACGGCGAGGTCCACCCCGACCAGTTCTGGAGGGTCCACTCCTTCGGCAACGTCAAGGAAAGGCCCTTCAGCGAGATCTGGCTCGACACGTCGAACGAGCTGCTCGCGAAGATGAAGGACAAGAAGCCCCACGTCAAGGGCCGCTGCGCGACCTGCCGCTGGCTCGATGTCTGCGGCGGCAACTTCCGGGCACGGGCCGAGGCCGTCACGGGCGATGCCTGGGCGGCGGACCCGGCGTGTTACCTGACGGATGACGAAATCAAGAAATAGGCGTCAGGCATCAGGCTCCAGGCATCGGGAAAGAATCAAGGCCGTTTCCTGCAGCCTGGCGCCCCATGCCCAACGTCGAATGCCCAGTTGAAGGAGGCACCCATGTTTTTCCCCGCATACCGTCCCCGGCGCATGAGGCAAAACGAGAATCTGCGCAGGCTCATCCGCGAGACGAAGCTCTCGGTCGACGATCTCGTCCACCCGCTCTTCGTCGTCCCGGGCAAGGGCGTGAAGAAGCCCATCCAATCCATGCCCGGCAACTTCCAGATGTCCGTCGACCACCTGCTCAAGGAGGTGAAGCAGTCGAGGGACCTGGGCATCCCGGCCGTCCTGCTCTTCGGCATCCCCGACGAGAAGGATGAGAACGCCACGGGCGCCTTTCGGAAGGACGGGATCATCCAGCGGGCCGTCAAGGAGATCAAGGACAAGGTGCCCGACATCCTCGTCATCACCGACCTGTGCTTCTGCGAGTACACGAGCCACGGCCACTGCGGGTGCCTGAAGGACGGCGACGTGGACAACGACGCCACGCTGGAGATGCTGGCCGAGACGGCCGTCTCGCAGGCGAAGGCCGGGGCCGACATCGTGGCCCCCTCGGCGATGATGGACGGCCAGATCGAGGCCATCCGCGACGGCCTCGACGAGGCGGGCTTCGAGAACACGCCGATCATGGCCTACTCGGCCAAGTACGCCTCGTGCTTCTACGGGCCCTTCCGCGAGGCCGCCGAGAGTGCCCCGCGGTTCGGCGACCGCAAGGGCTACCAGATGGACCCGGCCAACAGCGACGAGGCCGTCCGCGAGATCGGGCTCGACATCGAGGAAGGGGCAGACATCATCATGGTCAAGCCGGCGCTGCCCTACCTCGACATCATCCGGCGGGCCCGGGAGGAGTTCGACCACCCCGTTGCCGCTTACAACGTGAGCGGCGAGTTCGCGATGATCAAGGCGGCGGCCCAGATGGGCTGGATCGACGGCGAGCGGGCCATGATGGAGGCGCTCACGGCGATCAAGCGCGCCGGCGCCGACATCATCCTGACCTACTTCGCGCCGGAGGCGGCGAGGGTGCTGCAAAAGTAAAAGCTGGAATCATGGAGTGATGGAATCATGGAAATAATGGGTGTGACAAATAAGCTCATCATTCCAACATTCCAGTATTCCACCACTCCAGATTCGTGATTACATGAAGCCGGAAGAAAGACAGAGATCGGGTCAACCCGGTTCGACGAGCCCCCGCGTGGACCGCATGGTCCTGCCCGGCACGCTGCGCATGGTTGCCTGGGAGGTGACGCGCAGCTGCAACCTCGCCTGCGTGCA
This region includes:
- the cobA gene encoding uroporphyrinogen-III C-methyltransferase: MTEKGKVFIIGAGPGDPGLITLRGIECIAQADAVVYDYLANEEILRHARKDARLIYVGKKGGDHTLPQGEINRILVDEALKGLTVARLKGGDPFIFGRGGEEAEVLREAGIPFEVVPGVTSAIAVPAFAGIPLTHRGYTSTVAFVTGHEDPTKEKSDIDWAALAGIGTLVFLMGVKNLANIARNLVEGGKAPETPAALIRWGTTPGQQTLTGTLADIAAKAKKEGFTPPSILVVGEVVALRPKLDWFEARPLFGKGIVVTRPEEQAGEFARLLAAEGAQAILFPTIRIAPPERWDDVDRALAGLGGYDWVVFTSANGVKHFFARLRAMGGDIRDLKGVRVCTIGPATAAAVEGLGIRVDLVPGEYISEGVVRAFASVDLQGRRVLLPRAAEARDVIPEGLAKMGAAVDVVTVYRTVRSESRREELQALLDAGRVDVVTFTSPSTVANFKLIMGDEALPEKVRIACIGPVTAAAATRHGFTVDIYQETFTIPGMVKALVEYFSRK
- the ahbC gene encoding 12,18-didecarboxysiroheme deacetylase encodes the protein MIGISKLYCGAVEAADVLRYGRHSARLPSHLLQFSSDKRPVVVWNATRRCNLKCVHCYSNSQNILYSDELTTGEGKRLIDDLAAFGSPVLLLSGGEPLMRPDLPELAQYAVDRGMRVVISTNGTLITKKLARVFSDIGLSYIGVSLDGLREVHDRFRGVKGAFDRTLRGIRNARDAGIKVGIRFTVSRKNWKEIPGIFDLIEKENIPRVCFYHLVYSGRGSALIEEDLTHGETRQVVDLIMDRTKDLFDRGIEKEVLTVDNHADGPYVYLRLLREDPRRAAEVLELLRMNEGNSSGHGIGCVSWDGEVHPDQFWRVHSFGNVKERPFSEIWLDTSNELLAKMKDKKPHVKGRCATCRWLDVCGGNFRARAEAVTGDAWAADPACYLTDDEIKK
- the hemB gene encoding porphobilinogen synthase; this encodes MFFPAYRPRRMRQNENLRRLIRETKLSVDDLVHPLFVVPGKGVKKPIQSMPGNFQMSVDHLLKEVKQSRDLGIPAVLLFGIPDEKDENATGAFRKDGIIQRAVKEIKDKVPDILVITDLCFCEYTSHGHCGCLKDGDVDNDATLEMLAETAVSQAKAGADIVAPSAMMDGQIEAIRDGLDEAGFENTPIMAYSAKYASCFYGPFREAAESAPRFGDRKGYQMDPANSDEAVREIGLDIEEGADIIMVKPALPYLDIIRRAREEFDHPVAAYNVSGEFAMIKAAAQMGWIDGERAMMEALTAIKRAGADIILTYFAPEAARVLQK